GACGGGACGCGCCTGTCGAAGGACACGCTCCTTACTGTCCGCAAAGCCGAGCGCAAGTGCTTCGTGTGCGACTCGGACGGCACCGTCGAGATCCGCGTCTTCAGCGAGACGACCGGGTGGGTCCGATCGCTCTGTCCGACCACCGGGGCACCGACGATGCTCGTATCAGGAATCCCGATGCACCGCATCAAGGACACCGAGCCGTGGGCCGACACGGAAGCGAAGGTCAGGGCACTCGGAAAAGTCCACGGCCGGGTGCTCGATACGGCGACCGGACTGGGATACTCGGCCGTGCTCCTGGCCGATCAGGCGGACGAAGTCGTCACCGTCGAGCTCGACACGGCGGGGCTGGACGTGGCGCGCCTGAACCCGTGGTCGCAACGACTGTTCACCGCTCCCAACATCACACAACTCGTCAGCGACGCGTTCGAAGCGGTAGAGGCTTTTCCGCCGGCTCGTTTCAACGCCGTCTTTCATGACCCGCCCACGATCCAACTTGCCGGCGAGCTGTACTCGCTGGAGTTTTATCGCCGGTTGCGCCGTGTCCTCTGTACGAAGGGACGTCTGTTCCACTACATCGGTGACCCGGACAGCGGATTGGGCAAGAAAGTGACCGAAGGCGTGATCCGCCGGTTGCACGAAGCGGGCTTCCCCAAGGTCGAACGACGGCCGGAAGCCTTCGGCGTGACCGCTTCCGTCCGAACGCGATAACTGCTAACATCCGCCCCATGGGAATCGACGGCAGTCTGACGCGGAAGGAGTTCCTCGGCACGGTAGCCCTCCTTGCGCTGACCCCCCGACAGGCCGGCGCCCAGACGCCTTCGCGAGGGCCGGACCTCAACGAGGCTGACCTCGCTGCAGCAGAAAAGGTGGCGGGGATCACGCTGGACGACGCCCACCGGAAACTGGCGGTACCTGGAGTCAAACAGAGCGTCGCGAACTTCCCTGGGATCCGCGCGCTCGACATGCCGAACGACGTCGAACCCCACACCGTCTTCACTCCGGTCGGACGACAACCTAAACCCGGCAAAAAGTCGTCCCTTAAGACAGCGCCTGTCAGAGTCTCTTCGGTACCGGTCGGCGAAGACCTGGCCTTTCTCAGCGTCACGGAAATCGGCGCGCTGCTTCGCTCGAAAAGGGTCACGTCGACCGATCTGACCGAGCTGTACCTGCAGCGTCTCCAAACGTACGGGCCGAAGCTGGACTGTGTCGTCACGCTCACCGCGGAACTGGCCCGAAGCCAAGCGAAGAAAGCGGACGCCGAACTCGCCGCCGGCAAAGTCCGCGGACCGCTCCACGGAGTGCCCTACGGCATCAAAGACCTGTTCGCCGTGAAGGGTTACCGAACGACGTGGGGCGCAGAAGCCTTCAAAGACCAGGTGTTCGACCACGATGCAGCGGTCGTGGAGAAGTTGACGGAAGCCGGTGCCGTCTGCCTGGCCAAACTGTCGTGCGGCGCCCTGGCCTACGACGACGTTTGGTGGGGAGGCCAGACGAAGAACCCCTGGAACACCAAGCAGGGGTCAAGCGGTTCCTCTGCCGGATCGGCGTGCGCGACGGCGGCGGGCCTTGTCGGGTTCTCGATCGGGACCGAGACGCTGGGCTCGATCATCTCGCCCTCGAACAGGTGCCGCGTGTCCGGCCTTCGACCGACTTATGGGCGCGTGAGCCGTTACGGCGGCATGGTCTTGACGTACACGATGGACAAGGTCGGACCGATCTGTAGGACGATCGAGGACTGCGCGGTCGTCCTGTCCTGCATCCATGGTGCGGACCCTCGCGACCTGGCTTCCGTGGACCGACCCTTCGATTATAGGTTCGATACGGACGTCAAAAAGCTCAAAATCGGTTTCCTGTACGGTGAGCGGGAAAGAGTCGACGATCCCGCACCGATGGACAAGGCCGAGTTCTTGAAACCG
This genomic window from Armatimonadota bacterium contains:
- a CDS encoding spermine synthase; the encoded protein is MAVWMSRFQAGRILDSWGRPGLIESPDLGLTTVPVSFDGLHAVFPDGTRLSKDTLLTVRKAERKCFVCDSDGTVEIRVFSETTGWVRSLCPTTGAPTMLVSGIPMHRIKDTEPWADTEAKVRALGKVHGRVLDTATGLGYSAVLLADQADEVVTVELDTAGLDVARLNPWSQRLFTAPNITQLVSDAFEAVEAFPPARFNAVFHDPPTIQLAGELYSLEFYRRLRRVLCTKGRLFHYIGDPDSGLGKKVTEGVIRRLHEAGFPKVERRPEAFGVTASVRTR
- a CDS encoding amidase yields the protein MGIDGSLTRKEFLGTVALLALTPRQAGAQTPSRGPDLNEADLAAAEKVAGITLDDAHRKLAVPGVKQSVANFPGIRALDMPNDVEPHTVFTPVGRQPKPGKKSSLKTAPVRVSSVPVGEDLAFLSVTEIGALLRSKRVTSTDLTELYLQRLQTYGPKLDCVVTLTAELARSQAKKADAELAAGKVRGPLHGVPYGIKDLFAVKGYRTTWGAEAFKDQVFDHDAAVVEKLTEAGAVCLAKLSCGALAYDDVWWGGQTKNPWNTKQGSSGSSAGSACATAAGLVGFSIGTETLGSIISPSNRCRVSGLRPTYGRVSRYGGMVLTYTMDKVGPICRTIEDCAVVLSCIHGADPRDLASVDRPFDYRFDTDVKKLKIGFLYGERERVDDPAPMDKAEFLKPLRDAGAVVRPVKFSDPPEGIWTLLTAEAAATFDRLTRSEDIERIGKLWPPEFLAARYLPAVEYINAHRARALMAKTFEEEFGDFDVVVTDKFWDSAFTVCNGTGHPQAIVPWGLNGSQPRSVSVIGRLYGEGVMAAVAHRIQSMGGYHRLRPDASKY